A window of Penaeus monodon isolate SGIC_2016 unplaced genomic scaffold, NSTDA_Pmon_1 PmonScaffold_100, whole genome shotgun sequence contains these coding sequences:
- the LOC119568596 gene encoding uncharacterized protein LOC119568596: MLSSPRLSGRPLVGLNINGKITLCFLDTGSEATLIKPSVIAMITSCQKLQHKPSNKILRGVTGQPLHVSAEVTLHFHMADDSTIVHQASVVDASFPGDILIGMDLLRRLDFTFSSEALTGNAIITLQGHTFSVVYTNAESLKICCIKPLSPTEVASEDAPESNQDSPAVAAVHLVHRANIAAHSGCFVEGSLSRSGPTDGDVLVIPTMPKGLLLPHAVTKVKDRRCSVWVVNTMPKQMVLHNGTRLGTAEQVEAIYSNDPSQHLPEMPEEVVARPNYCPVESDSLEDGNSIDFGWEEDGFDRQYGVEDFGYNDDELEVEHAQLPPSIAIATCEAAELLEHDACQNDQPDQPDLGHLEEPQRHKLTELLCRYKGLFDGGEEAVGLLPGIKHQIDTGEAKPVCIRQWRLPHSTRQVIREQCDSMLRTGVIEESTSPWMSPVVLVKKGGGLRFCVDYRGLNAVTKGDTYPLPLINELIDELGPKNIFTTLDARAAYWSVEVEESDRPKTAFSDGYRLFQFCRLPFGLSTAPTTFQRTMNVVLSSVLGRHTLAYLDDVIIYSHSFDQHLQHLDETLQLLSLAGLKLNMGKCQFAATTIDFLGFTISPDGVSPNRDKVLAISSTPPP; the protein is encoded by the coding sequence ATGTTGAGTTCCCCCAGGTTGTCAGGACGGCCTCTCGTGGGACTCAATATTAACGGCAAGATAACCCTGTGCTTTCTTGACACTGGATCTGAGGCCACGTTGATAAAGCCTAGTGTCATAGCTATGATCACGTCTTGCCAAAAGCTTCAGCACAAACCCTCCAACAAGATTCTCCGAGGAGTAACAGGGCAACCACTTCATGTGTCTGCTGAGGTGACACTTCATTTTCATATGGCTGATGATTCCACCATCGTTCATCAGGCCAGTGTGGTTGACGCTTCCTTCCCAGGTGACATTCTTATTGGGATGGATCTCCTCAGGCGGCTGgactttactttctcctctgaaGCCTTAACTGGGAATGCCATCATTACTCTGCAGGGACACACGTTCTCAGTTGTCTACACTAATGCAGAGTCTCTCAAGATTTGCTGCATCAAACCCCTGTCACCCACAGAAGTTGCCAGTGAAGATGCACCAGAGTCTAACCAAGATTCCCCGGCAGTTGCAGCAGTGCATCTTGTACACCGTGCAAATATTGCAGCTCACAGTGGCTGTTTTGTAGAAGGGTCTCTTTCGCGGAGTGGGCCAACCGATGGTGATGTCCTAGTAATTCCAACCATGCCAAAAGGACTTCTCCTACCCCATGCTGTCACCAAAGTAAAGGATCGTCGGTGCTCCGTGTGGGTGGTGAACACAATGCCCAAACAGATGGTTCTCCACAATGGAACACGCCTTGGAACAGCTGAGCAGGTAGAAGCCATCTACAGCAATGACCCATCTCAACACCTGCCCGAAATGCCTGAGGAAGTCGTCGCCAGGCCCAACTACTGTCCTGTCGAGTCTGATTCCCTTGAAGATGGTAACAGTATCGACTTTGGGTGGGAAGAGGATGGCTTTGATCGACAGTATGGAGTGGAGGACttcggttataatgatgatgagttggAGGTTGAACACGCACAGCTACCGCCATCCATTGCCATTGCCACCTGCGAAGCCGCCGAACTCCTGGAGCATGATGCATGTCAGAATGATCAGCCAGATCAGCCAGATCTAGGCCACCTTGAAGAACCCCAACGCCATAAGCTGACTGAACTGCTTTGTCGTTACAAGGGGCTCtttgatggtggtgaggaagcGGTAGGTTTACTCCCTGGGATTAAGCATCAAATCGATACAGGAGAAGCAAAGCCTGTTTGTATCCGACAATGGAGATTGCCTCACTCCACACGGCAAGTCATTCGAGAGCAATGTGACTCCATGCTTCGTACAGGGGTCATTGAGGAGTCAACATCACCCTGGATGAGCCCAGTTGTGCTAGTGAAGAAGGGCGGAGGTCTCAGGTTCTGTGTTGACTACCGTGGCTTGAATGCAGTGACCAAGGGAGATACATATCCTCTGCCACTTATCAATGAACTCATCGATGAACTGGGACCAAAGAACATCTTTACCACACTAGATGCTCGTGCTGCATACTGGAGTGTGGAAGTGGAAGAATCCGACCGGCCAAAGACGGCATTTTCAGATGGCTACCGACTCTTCCAGTTCTGCCGTCTTCCTTTTGGGTTATCGACAGCTCCAACCACATTCCAGAGAACAATGAATGTCGTCCTATCATCAGTACTGGGACGTCATACCCTAGCCTACCTAGATGACGTCATCATCTACAGCCACAGCTTTGACCAGCACCTCCAACACCTTGATGAGACTTTACAGTTGCTCTCATTGGCTGGCCTAAAGCTTAACATGGGAAAGTGTCAGTTTGCTGCGACAACCATAGACTTCCTCGGCTTTACGATTTCACCTGATGGAGTCTCCCCAAACAGAGATAAGGTGTTGGCTATCTCTAGCACACCTCCACCATGA